The Desulfovermiculus halophilus DSM 18834 genome includes the window CTTTCTCCCAATATAAGGATCAAAATCGTGATCCTGGGCCAGAATACCCAGGATGTCTTGTAGAGAACTTTCCAACCGATCCGGCAACTGATAATGAATGCGACAATTGTTGTCCAGGTCTGCAAGGCAGAGAATGCCTCCGGGCACAAGAAGCGATCGCAGCCCTTCTACAATGTCTGGCGCCTTTTGCGCATGATACTCCAGAAAAAAACGGGCCCATATGAAGTCAAAGCTGCCCAAAGAATCCAGCTGTGAATATACATCCTTACACACAAAGCTGAGCCAGCTTTGCCCGTAGTTTGCTTCGGCATGGGCAATCCGTTGGGATGAAATGTCCATGCCCACCACCTCTCCGCACGGTCCGACTAGCTGCTTGAGCATGCTGGAAGTGACGCCGCAGCCGCAGCCGAGATCCAGAACCCGCATCCCCGGAGTCAGACCAGCCCAAACGGCCTGTTGCTTGAGAGATTCAAAATCTGTCTTTTGCTCCAGCCGATAGGCTTCATTCTCGTCTTCCATGAGATACGAAGGGAAAGCTTCCGGACAAGCCGGGCCAACAACCACCATACGTTTCATCCTCCCGGTCATCATGATCTCGTGAACACAACCAACTGATTCGAATATCGACAAAAATGTAGTGGGATATAAACTGTCCTGTCAATAAAAACTCACCCCGATTCTCGAAAGAATTCTCCCTTTACAGCGACATTTTCCTGAACTCGCAGAGTCTCTTGGTCGAAGCCGGGTATTGGTCCGTAGCCTTTCGATTTACGGCCGGTAACGCTTCCTGGCGAAGTGGAGGATAAGCGGTCGGTCCTCACAAATTCAAGAGCCCCCAAACAAGCAGTCAGCCGCGGTCATAATGCAGTGAGGGCCGAGCGCCCGGAGCGAGCCTTGGATGCGTCGGCCAAAATCGTGGCCACGGACCAAGCCC containing:
- a CDS encoding class I SAM-dependent methyltransferase; translation: MMTGRMKRMVVVGPACPEAFPSYLMEDENEAYRLEQKTDFESLKQQAVWAGLTPGMRVLDLGCGCGVTSSMLKQLVGPCGEVVGMDISSQRIAHAEANYGQSWLSFVCKDVYSQLDSLGSFDFIWARFFLEYHAQKAPDIVEGLRSLLVPGGILCLADLDNNCRIHYQLPDRLESSLQDILGILAQDHDFDPYIGRKLYAYMFDADYTDISVQVHAHHLIYGQLSEKDAYNWSRKLEVAVRSCRYDFPCYPGGFDEFKKEFIHFFTDPRRFTYTPLVLCRGRTQEATS